In a single window of the Serratia quinivorans genome:
- the envC gene encoding Septal ring factor, with product MCASVFYAGVLLLPLASQAAEDNKSQLKDIQQSIAEKEKAVKQQQQQRSSLQDQLKQQEKTIAQASRLLRDTQGTLSQLGKDISGLNASIAKLQKQQSTQQEILAKQLDAAFRQGQHSAVQLVLSGEESQRSERILAYFGYLNEARQQTIEELKQTRAELAKQKTTLVAKQGQQKSLLGEQQTQQQKLEQARGARKKTLTALEASLEKDQQRLVELRQNETRMRDKIARAEREARARAEREAREAAKVREQVRVKEQQAKKTGTSYKPSEADRSLMARTGGLGRPNGQAIWPVRGRTLHGFGEQLQGELRWKGMVIEAREGSEVKAIADGRVLLADWLQGYGLVVVIEHGKGDMSLYGYNQSALVNVGAQVRAGQPIALVGTSGGQGTPSLYFEIRRQGQAVNPLPWLGR from the coding sequence ATGTGCGCCAGCGTATTTTACGCTGGCGTCTTGTTGTTGCCGTTAGCCAGCCAGGCGGCGGAAGACAACAAATCCCAACTCAAAGACATCCAGCAGAGCATCGCCGAGAAAGAAAAGGCGGTTAAACAGCAGCAGCAACAGCGCAGCTCACTGCAGGATCAGCTTAAGCAGCAAGAAAAAACCATCGCGCAGGCCAGCCGCCTGCTGCGTGATACCCAGGGCACTTTGAGCCAGTTGGGGAAAGATATCTCCGGCCTGAACGCCTCAATCGCCAAGCTGCAAAAACAGCAGTCAACCCAGCAGGAAATCCTTGCCAAGCAACTCGATGCCGCCTTTAGGCAGGGCCAGCACAGCGCCGTCCAGTTGGTGCTTAGCGGTGAAGAGAGCCAACGCAGCGAACGTATTTTGGCTTACTTCGGTTATCTGAACGAAGCACGCCAGCAAACGATTGAAGAGCTGAAACAAACCCGCGCCGAACTGGCCAAGCAAAAAACCACGCTGGTCGCCAAGCAAGGCCAACAGAAATCGCTGCTGGGCGAGCAACAGACGCAGCAACAGAAGCTGGAGCAGGCACGCGGAGCGCGTAAGAAAACGCTAACCGCACTGGAAGCCTCGCTGGAAAAAGATCAGCAACGTCTGGTGGAACTGCGTCAGAACGAAACCCGCATGCGCGACAAAATTGCCCGGGCCGAACGAGAAGCCCGCGCCCGTGCGGAACGAGAAGCGCGTGAAGCCGCCAAGGTGCGCGAACAGGTTCGCGTCAAAGAACAGCAGGCGAAGAAAACCGGCACCAGCTATAAACCAAGCGAAGCCGACCGTTCACTGATGGCCCGTACCGGCGGCCTCGGTCGACCAAACGGACAGGCCATATGGCCGGTGCGCGGCCGCACACTGCACGGTTTCGGCGAACAGCTGCAGGGCGAGCTACGCTGGAAAGGCATGGTCATCGAGGCCAGAGAAGGCAGCGAAGTGAAAGCCATTGCCGATGGCCGCGTATTGCTGGCCGACTGGTTACAGGGCTATGGCCTGGTGGTCGTCATCGAGCACGGTAAGGGTGACATGAGTCTGTATGGCTACAACCAAAGCGCGTTGGTCAATGTCGGGGCGCAGGTGCGTGCCGGTCAACCAATCGCCTTAGTGGGTACCAGCGGGGGCCAGGGAACGCCGTCGCTCTATTTCGAAATTCGTCGCCAGGGTCAGGCCGTTAACCCACTGCCGTGGTTGGGAAGATAG
- the gpmI_1 gene encoding 2,3-bisphosphoglycerate-independent phosphoglycerate mutase, with amino-acid sequence MGALQAAYERGENDEFVKPTVLQAAGEAKAELHDGDALIFMNFRADRARQIVRSFVNADFDGFPRAKIINFGDFVMLTEYAADIKAPCAYPPASLSNTFGEWLMKHDKTQLRISETEKYAHVTFFFNGGIEEPFTGEDRVLINSPKVATYDLQPEMSAAELTDKLLAAIASGKYDAIICNYPNGDMVGHTGVYDAAVKAVETLDNCIAQVVEAVKAVDGQLLITADHGNAEQMRDPATGQAHTAHTSLPVPLIYIGKPASAVNGGKLSDIAPTMLALMGMEIPQEMTGKPLFIVE; translated from the coding sequence GTGGGTGCTCTGCAGGCCGCTTACGAGCGCGGTGAAAACGACGAATTCGTCAAGCCGACCGTGCTGCAAGCCGCCGGTGAAGCCAAGGCCGAATTACATGATGGCGACGCACTGATCTTCATGAACTTCCGTGCCGATCGCGCACGCCAGATCGTCCGCTCTTTCGTTAATGCCGATTTCGACGGTTTCCCTCGCGCCAAAATCATCAATTTTGGTGATTTCGTGATGTTGACCGAGTATGCCGCCGACATCAAAGCCCCTTGCGCCTATCCGCCTGCATCGCTGAGCAATACCTTCGGTGAGTGGCTGATGAAACACGACAAGACCCAGCTACGCATCTCGGAAACCGAAAAATACGCTCACGTCACCTTCTTCTTTAACGGCGGTATTGAAGAACCCTTCACCGGTGAAGATCGCGTGCTGATCAACTCACCGAAGGTCGCTACCTACGATCTGCAGCCGGAAATGAGCGCCGCCGAGCTGACCGACAAACTGCTGGCCGCCATTGCCAGTGGTAAATACGACGCCATTATCTGCAACTATCCGAATGGGGACATGGTGGGCCATACCGGGGTCTACGACGCGGCAGTGAAGGCAGTAGAAACTCTGGATAACTGCATTGCTCAGGTGGTTGAGGCAGTTAAGGCCGTCGACGGGCAGTTGCTGATCACCGCCGATCACGGCAACGCCGAACAAATGCGCGATCCGGCTACCGGCCAGGCGCATACCGCTCACACCAGCCTGCCGGTACCGCTGATTTACATCGGCAAGCCTGCCAGCGCAGTCAATGGTGGCAAGCTTTCGGACATCGCGCCAACCATGCTGGCGCTGATGGGAATGGAAATCCCGCAAGAGATGACTGGTAAGCCGCTGTTCATCGTGGAATAA
- the gpmI_2 gene encoding 2,3-bisphosphoglycerate-independent phosphoglycerate mutase, which produces MSSNKKPMVLVILDGYGHREEQQDNAILNAKTPVMDRLWQQQPHQLIAASGLDVGLPDGQMGNSEVGHVNLGAGRIVYQDLTRLDKEIKEGDFFANPTLTAAVDKAVQAGKAVHIMGLLSPGGVHSHEDHILAMIELASQRGAKAVYLHAFLDGRDTPPRSAEASLQRFSDAFAKLGTGRIASLIGRYYAMDRGQPLGPCSTGLRSADPGQGRLRHR; this is translated from the coding sequence ATGTCGAGTAACAAAAAGCCGATGGTACTGGTGATCCTGGACGGTTACGGCCACCGCGAGGAGCAACAGGACAACGCCATTCTGAACGCCAAAACGCCGGTAATGGACCGTCTGTGGCAACAGCAGCCACACCAGCTGATCGCCGCGTCCGGGCTGGATGTCGGCCTGCCTGACGGCCAGATGGGTAACTCGGAAGTCGGCCACGTCAACCTGGGTGCCGGGCGCATCGTTTATCAGGACCTGACCCGACTGGATAAAGAGATCAAAGAAGGCGATTTCTTCGCCAACCCGACGCTGACGGCGGCGGTCGATAAGGCCGTACAGGCCGGCAAAGCGGTACATATCATGGGCCTGCTGTCACCGGGCGGCGTCCACAGCCACGAAGACCATATTCTGGCGATGATTGAACTGGCTTCGCAGCGCGGCGCCAAAGCCGTTTACCTGCACGCTTTCCTGGACGGTCGCGATACCCCGCCACGCAGCGCAGAAGCCTCTCTGCAACGCTTTAGCGATGCCTTTGCCAAACTGGGCACCGGGCGCATCGCGTCGCTGATTGGCCGTTATTACGCCATGGACCGCGGACAACCGTTGGGACCGTGTTCAACTGGCCTACGATCTGCTGACCCAGGCCAAGGGCGATTACGTCACCGATAA
- the yibN gene encoding molybdopterin biosynthesis protein MoeB has product MLQEIMQFVSKHPILSLAWIALLVAVIVMTFKSSFSKVKEITRGEATRLINKEDAVVVDTRSRDDFRRGHLANAINLTASEIKSGSLGELEKHKAQPIIVVCANGTTSREPAENLSKAGFENVVTLKDGIAGWSGENLPLVRGK; this is encoded by the coding sequence ATGCTGCAAGAAATTATGCAATTCGTTAGCAAGCATCCCATACTGAGCCTGGCCTGGATCGCCCTGCTGGTTGCGGTGATCGTCATGACGTTCAAGAGCAGTTTCTCCAAGGTGAAAGAGATCACCCGTGGTGAAGCCACCCGCCTGATTAATAAAGAAGATGCCGTTGTGGTTGATACCCGCAGCCGTGATGATTTCCGCCGAGGCCACCTGGCCAACGCCATCAACCTGACCGCCAGCGAAATCAAAAGCGGCAGTCTGGGCGAGTTGGAAAAACACAAGGCTCAGCCGATCATCGTGGTTTGTGCCAACGGCACCACCTCCCGCGAGCCGGCAGAGAACCTGAGCAAGGCCGGTTTTGAAAACGTAGTTACGCTGAAAGACGGTATTGCCGGCTGGAGCGGGGAAAACCTGCCGTTAGTGCGCGGTAAGTAA
- the grxC gene encoding Glutaredoxin-3: MANIDIYTKATCPFCHRAKALLNSKGAAFNEIAIDGDNEKREAMIARSGRTTVPQIFIDGQHIGGCDDLYELDARGGLDPLL, translated from the coding sequence ATGGCTAACATTGATATCTACACCAAAGCGACCTGTCCGTTCTGTCATCGCGCCAAAGCGTTGCTGAACAGCAAGGGAGCCGCGTTTAACGAAATCGCCATTGATGGTGATAATGAAAAACGCGAAGCGATGATTGCGCGCAGTGGGCGCACCACCGTGCCTCAGATTTTCATCGACGGCCAACATATTGGCGGCTGTGATGATTTATATGAACTCGATGCTCGTGGTGGTCTGGATCCGCTGCTTTAA
- the secB gene encoding Protein-export protein SecB has protein sequence MSEQNSTEMAFQIQRIYTKDISFEAPKAPQVFQQEWQPEVKLDLDTASSQLADEVYEVVLRVTVTASLGEETAFLCEVQQAGIFSVAGIDGTQLAHCLGAYCPNILFPYARECITSLVSRGTFPQLNLAPVNFDALFMNYLQQQSEGEGATPHQDA, from the coding sequence ATGTCAGAACAAAACAGCACAGAGATGGCTTTCCAGATCCAGCGTATTTACACCAAGGATATTTCCTTCGAAGCGCCAAAGGCTCCGCAGGTTTTCCAGCAGGAATGGCAGCCAGAAGTTAAACTGGATCTAGATACCGCTTCCAGCCAGTTGGCTGATGAAGTGTATGAAGTTGTACTGCGCGTAACCGTGACGGCCTCTCTGGGCGAAGAAACTGCGTTCCTGTGTGAAGTGCAGCAGGCGGGTATCTTCTCCGTAGCGGGCATCGACGGTACTCAGTTGGCGCATTGCCTGGGTGCATACTGCCCGAACATTCTGTTCCCGTATGCGCGTGAGTGCATCACCAGCCTGGTTTCTCGCGGTACATTCCCGCAGCTGAACCTGGCACCGGTTAACTTTGACGCGCTGTTCATGAACTATCTGCAGCAGCAGTCAGAAGGCGAAGGTGCCACACCACATCAGGATGCCTGA
- the gpsA gene encoding Glycerol-3-phosphate dehydrogenase [NAD(P)+], with protein MNTVNASMTVIGAGSYGTALAITLARNGHSVVLWGHNPEQIQKMQRDRCNQAFLPDVAFPDTLLLEADLARALAASRDVLVVVPSHVFGDVLRQLKPHLRPDARIVWATKGLEAETGRLLQDVAREALGEAIPLAVVSGPTFAKELAAGLPTAIALASTDAQFAEDLQQLLHCGKSFRVYSNPDFIGVQLGGAVKNVIAIGAGMSDGIGFGANARTALITRGLTEMTRLGSALGADPSTFMGMAGLGDLVLTCTDNQSRNRRFGIMLGQGKGVQEAQDSIGQVVEGYRNTKEVLALAQRYGVEMPITEQIYQVLYCHKNAREAALSLLGRTRKDEKHSA; from the coding sequence ATGAACACCGTCAATGCTTCAATGACTGTAATCGGTGCCGGCTCGTACGGCACCGCATTAGCTATTACGCTGGCGCGTAACGGCCACTCCGTGGTGCTGTGGGGCCATAACCCCGAGCAAATTCAAAAGATGCAGCGCGATCGCTGCAATCAGGCATTTCTTCCCGATGTCGCTTTCCCCGATACGCTGTTGCTCGAAGCCGATCTGGCGCGCGCGCTGGCTGCCAGCCGCGATGTACTGGTAGTGGTGCCAAGCCACGTGTTCGGTGACGTGCTGCGCCAGTTGAAACCGCATCTGCGTCCGGATGCCCGCATTGTGTGGGCCACCAAAGGGCTGGAAGCGGAAACCGGCAGGCTGTTGCAGGACGTGGCGCGCGAAGCGCTGGGCGAGGCTATTCCGCTGGCGGTGGTCTCAGGGCCGACGTTTGCCAAAGAGCTGGCCGCCGGGCTGCCGACCGCGATTGCGCTGGCTTCTACCGATGCGCAGTTCGCCGAAGATCTGCAGCAGTTGCTGCACTGTGGCAAAAGTTTCCGCGTGTACAGCAACCCCGATTTTATCGGCGTTCAACTGGGCGGGGCGGTGAAGAACGTGATTGCCATCGGTGCCGGGATGTCAGACGGTATCGGTTTTGGCGCCAATGCGCGTACGGCACTGATTACCCGTGGCCTGACGGAAATGACCCGTCTTGGCTCTGCGTTGGGGGCTGACCCATCGACCTTTATGGGCATGGCCGGGTTGGGCGATCTGGTGTTAACCTGCACCGATAATCAATCGCGCAACCGCCGTTTCGGTATTATGCTGGGACAGGGTAAAGGCGTGCAGGAAGCGCAGGACAGCATCGGTCAGGTGGTCGAAGGTTATCGCAATACCAAAGAGGTATTGGCACTGGCGCAACGCTACGGCGTGGAAATGCCGATTACCGAACAGATTTATCAGGTGTTGTATTGCCATAAAAATGCCCGGGAAGCTGCGCTGAGCCTGCTGGGGCGTACCAGAAAAGACGAAAAGCACAGCGCATAA